From Pseudofrankia saprophytica, a single genomic window includes:
- a CDS encoding response regulator transcription factor: MRGVVAVVDDDEVLCTTIVRVLRLEGFDVAWSAVTGHDALRRAAGSGSPDALILDVALPDTDGRDLLGALRSRGVAAPALLLSARSSVADKVLGFGAGADDYLTKPFAIDELLARLDVLVRRAPGAAATEFVLDPVRHVVAGPGGTRPLSPTEYRLLAALVSRRGQVVRRASLISSAWPPGSVVRENTLDSYVARLRRALRDVAGRPSIATARGVGYRLD; this comes from the coding sequence ATGCGCGGGGTTGTCGCGGTCGTCGACGACGATGAGGTGCTGTGCACGACGATCGTGCGAGTGCTGCGCCTCGAGGGGTTCGACGTGGCGTGGTCCGCGGTGACGGGGCACGACGCCTTGCGGCGCGCGGCGGGCTCCGGGTCGCCGGACGCGCTGATCCTCGATGTCGCGCTGCCCGACACGGACGGGCGGGACCTGCTGGGGGCGCTGCGCAGCCGCGGCGTCGCGGCGCCGGCGCTGCTGCTGTCCGCGAGAAGCTCGGTCGCCGACAAGGTGCTCGGCTTCGGCGCCGGCGCCGACGACTACCTGACCAAGCCGTTCGCGATCGACGAACTGCTCGCGCGTCTGGATGTGCTGGTCCGCCGGGCACCTGGCGCCGCCGCGACCGAGTTCGTCCTCGACCCGGTCCGGCACGTCGTGGCTGGCCCCGGCGGCACGCGGCCGCTGTCGCCGACCGAGTACCGGCTGCTCGCGGCGCTCGTCAGCCGGCGCGGCCAGGTGGTGCGGCGGGCGTCGTTGATCTCCAGCGCATGGCCGCCGGGTTCCGTCGTGCGGGAGAACACCCTGGACAGCTACGTCGCGAGGCTGCGGCGCGCGCTGCGCGACGTCGCCGGCCGCCCGTCGATCGCGACCGCGCGCGGTGTCGGCTACCGGCTCGACTGA
- a CDS encoding sensor histidine kinase yields the protein MRRRLVLLTVAVIAVSVALLTLAFWLLLRGWLRHDADALLASRARSAAALVAVDAGWLVLEETPGDEAIEPEMWLFDLRLSSVVRPPVERSLDSAAAALASSGPATRVIGQVELRSLPVQDGPRRVGTVVVALSLAPYVHSERLAVGAAIVLDVMILAGAAVLVRRLVGSALHPVAEMTARARDWGAHDPDQRFGLGPPRDEITGLAATLDGLLTRLAASLRHETLVTSQIAHELKTPLARIRASAEASVRYDTGPEPLRAALKGVIGEVDQLTGVVETLLKAPSGTATMGSADLTEIAARLARTATTGHAHVRMSVHGATRPALCDPDLAERILAPIVDNALRHARSAVALRIDQTDPAATRASAVQVAITDDGPGFTPDEVDAVFEPGYRGAAATGDGAGLGLPLARRLAQLAGGDVLVVPAPGGRVVVMLPVLPDA from the coding sequence ATGCGCCGGCGGCTGGTGCTGCTCACGGTCGCGGTCATCGCGGTCTCGGTCGCGCTGCTCACCCTGGCCTTCTGGCTGCTGCTACGCGGCTGGCTGCGCCACGACGCCGACGCCCTGCTGGCGTCGCGTGCCCGATCGGCGGCGGCGCTGGTCGCCGTCGACGCCGGCTGGCTGGTACTCGAGGAGACACCGGGCGACGAGGCGATCGAGCCGGAGATGTGGCTCTTCGACCTCAGGCTGTCGTCAGTGGTACGCCCGCCCGTGGAGCGGTCTTTGGACTCGGCGGCGGCGGCGCTCGCGTCATCCGGGCCGGCCACGCGGGTGATCGGCCAGGTCGAGCTGCGGTCGTTGCCGGTCCAGGACGGCCCACGACGCGTCGGCACCGTGGTGGTGGCGCTCAGCCTGGCACCCTACGTCCACAGCGAGCGGCTTGCCGTCGGCGCGGCGATCGTGCTCGACGTCATGATCCTGGCCGGAGCCGCCGTCCTGGTACGCCGGCTGGTCGGCTCGGCCCTTCACCCCGTGGCCGAGATGACGGCGCGCGCCCGTGACTGGGGCGCGCATGACCCGGACCAGCGGTTCGGTCTGGGACCGCCGCGCGACGAGATCACCGGCCTCGCCGCGACACTGGATGGCCTGCTCACCCGGTTGGCGGCGAGTCTGCGACACGAGACGCTGGTCACCTCACAGATCGCCCACGAGCTCAAGACACCGCTGGCTCGCATCCGCGCCAGCGCCGAGGCGAGCGTCCGGTACGACACCGGGCCCGAGCCGTTGCGGGCGGCCCTGAAGGGGGTCATCGGCGAGGTCGACCAGCTCACAGGCGTGGTCGAGACCCTCCTGAAGGCGCCCAGCGGCACCGCGACGATGGGAAGCGCGGATCTCACCGAGATCGCCGCGCGGCTCGCGCGAACCGCCACCACGGGGCACGCTCACGTGCGGATGAGCGTCCACGGTGCCACCCGGCCGGCGCTGTGCGACCCCGACCTGGCGGAGCGGATCCTCGCACCCATCGTCGACAACGCGCTACGTCATGCCCGATCAGCCGTAGCCCTCCGGATCGACCAGACCGATCCCGCGGCGACCAGAGCCAGCGCTGTTCAAGTGGCCATCACGGACGACGGCCCGGGGTTCACGCCCGACGAGGTGGACGCGGTCTTCGAACCCGGATACCGAGGCGCCGCCGCGACCGGAGACGGCGCGGGCCTCGGTCTCCCGCTCGCGCGCCGGCTGGCTCAGCTCGCCGGCGGTGACGTCCTGGTCGTCCCCGCGCCGGGAGGGCGCGTGGTGGTCATGCTTCCCGTGCTGCCCGACGCCTGA
- a CDS encoding membrane protein gives MSTPTSATTARAASRPILNKVPEITVYFWTIKILCTTVGESAADYLNSTLGFGLGNTTIVMSVLLVASLVAQFRVDRYVPGVYWTTVVLISVVGTLITDNLTDGLSVSLIVSTVSFSVLLALTFVGWYRVEHTLSIHSIVTRRRETFYWLAVLFTFALGTAAGDLLTDRLGLGLFTAVVIFAVAIAVVYVAHRWFGLGPVLSFWIAYVLTRPLGGSTGDYLSGATDEGGAGLGTLATSLLFLAAIVATVVYLTIAKKDRTELVHTGPSGAPGSDHGGAVPAAAGEWDADRSAVVER, from the coding sequence GTGAGCACCCCCACCTCAGCCACGACTGCTCGGGCCGCGAGCCGGCCGATTCTCAACAAGGTCCCAGAGATCACCGTCTACTTCTGGACAATCAAGATCCTGTGCACGACGGTGGGTGAGAGCGCCGCCGACTACCTCAACAGCACGCTGGGATTCGGGCTCGGAAACACGACGATCGTGATGTCCGTTCTGCTCGTCGCCTCGCTCGTGGCGCAGTTCCGGGTAGACCGATACGTCCCGGGCGTGTACTGGACCACGGTCGTCCTCATCAGCGTCGTCGGAACACTGATCACCGACAACCTGACCGATGGTCTGAGCGTCAGCCTCATCGTCAGCACGGTTTCCTTCTCCGTGCTGCTCGCGTTGACGTTCGTCGGGTGGTACCGCGTCGAGCACACCCTGTCGATCCACAGCATCGTGACGCGGCGGCGCGAGACCTTCTACTGGTTGGCGGTGCTGTTCACCTTCGCGCTCGGCACCGCCGCGGGCGACCTGCTGACCGACCGGCTGGGACTCGGCCTGTTCACGGCGGTCGTCATCTTCGCCGTCGCGATCGCGGTCGTCTACGTCGCACACCGGTGGTTCGGACTGGGCCCGGTCCTCTCGTTCTGGATCGCCTACGTGCTCACCCGGCCACTGGGTGGCTCGACGGGCGACTACCTCAGCGGCGCCACCGACGAGGGCGGCGCGGGGCTCGGCACCCTGGCCACCAGCCTGCTGTTCCTCGCCGCGATCGTCGCCACGGTGGTCTACCTGACCATCGCGAAGAAGGACCGTACGGAGCTCGTCCACACCGGTCCCAGCGGCGCGCCCGGCAGCGATCATGGCGGTGCCGTCCCCGCCGCGGCCGGAGAGTGGGACGCGGACAGGTCCGCCGTCGTCGAGCGCTGA
- a CDS encoding membrane protein: MTQVAKIEQYDSLDRVTYVAKKLPEITATFWIMKIAATTLGETAGDLLAQTLRLGYFLTTGVLILVFVVTLAVQLRSRVYNPFFYWTVILSTSTAGTTISDFMNRDASEKYLAKGTSSLGWGPQGLGLGYPVGAAILISLLIAIFVAWRRTGLTFAIRDIDSRRGESFFWSAILVSNTLGTSMGDFLSDSSGLGYAGSALLILGLLSLLLALRYVPAASNVTLFWLAFVLTRPLGATVGDFLTKPASKGGLALGTLGSSAVLLTLLLGLVGFAHTQERRRANTVPTNTAPISAA; the protein is encoded by the coding sequence ATGACACAAGTGGCGAAAATCGAGCAGTACGACTCTCTTGATAGAGTCACGTATGTAGCGAAAAAGCTTCCAGAGATCACAGCGACCTTCTGGATCATGAAGATCGCGGCGACGACGCTCGGCGAGACCGCGGGCGACCTGCTCGCACAGACCCTGCGGCTGGGATATTTCCTGACGACGGGCGTACTCATCCTCGTCTTCGTGGTGACTCTTGCCGTCCAGTTGCGGTCGAGGGTGTACAACCCGTTCTTTTACTGGACGGTCATCCTGTCCACCAGTACGGCCGGTACCACCATATCCGACTTCATGAATCGCGACGCGAGCGAGAAGTATCTGGCCAAGGGAACCAGCTCGCTGGGCTGGGGTCCGCAGGGACTCGGTCTCGGCTACCCGGTCGGCGCGGCGATCCTGATCTCCCTGCTGATCGCCATCTTCGTCGCATGGAGGCGCACCGGACTGACGTTCGCGATCCGGGACATCGACTCCCGTCGTGGCGAGAGTTTCTTCTGGTCGGCCATCCTCGTGTCAAATACCCTGGGAACCTCCATGGGCGACTTCCTGTCCGACAGCTCGGGGCTCGGCTACGCGGGAAGCGCACTGCTCATACTCGGGCTTCTCAGCCTGTTGCTCGCCCTCAGATACGTCCCGGCGGCGTCCAACGTGACGCTGTTCTGGCTCGCCTTCGTGCTCACCCGCCCGCTCGGTGCGACCGTCGGTGACTTCCTGACGAAACCAGCATCCAAGGGCGGGCTCGCCCTCGGCACCCTCGGGTCGTCGGCAGTCCTGCTCACGCTCCTGCTCGGCCTGGTCGGGTTCGCCCACACCCAGGAGAGGCGCCGCGCCAACACCGTCCCAACAAATACGGCGCCGATCAGCGCGGCCTGA
- a CDS encoding SGNH/GDSL hydrolase family protein has product MSHQDHRWAAAWATAPQRPGTGFVPNWSEEGFADQTIRQTVRLSVGTNALRVRLSNRYGAAPLRVAGLTIASAAGGSVIKSDTLRELTADGKAAFTIPAGTDLVTDAVRSPVDALESVTVSLYLAEPSGPATYHAQALATTYRAAGDHLADAEGTAFAETSQSFYYLDGIEVAAAAGSADGIVVFGDSLTDGTGSTPDTDQRFPDLLAQRFVAAGRPRPVLNQGIGGNRVTVDSAWLGDRATARFQHDVLERPGVGTVVILAGINDVAISEIEQNSPFPVLAPYTEVSAEQVIDGHLEMIRQARGAGLRAVGATLLPMRGSAFSTSRSEAKRAAVNTWIRESGAYDAVVDLALALGDALDPAHDSGDGLHLSDAGYRAMAEAVELAAL; this is encoded by the coding sequence ATGAGCCACCAGGACCACCGCTGGGCCGCAGCCTGGGCTACCGCTCCGCAGCGGCCGGGCACCGGCTTCGTCCCGAACTGGTCCGAGGAGGGCTTCGCCGACCAGACGATCCGGCAGACCGTCCGATTGAGCGTCGGCACGAACGCACTGAGAGTTCGACTGTCCAACCGTTACGGCGCCGCGCCACTCCGGGTCGCGGGCCTCACCATCGCGTCCGCCGCGGGTGGCAGCGTGATCAAGTCCGACACCCTTCGGGAGCTGACCGCGGACGGGAAGGCCGCCTTCACCATTCCTGCGGGTACCGACCTGGTCACCGACGCGGTGCGGTCTCCCGTCGACGCGCTGGAGTCGGTGACCGTCTCGCTGTACCTGGCCGAGCCCTCCGGTCCCGCGACCTACCACGCCCAGGCGCTCGCCACGACCTACCGGGCGGCGGGCGACCACCTCGCGGACGCCGAGGGCACGGCCTTCGCCGAGACCTCGCAGTCCTTTTACTACCTGGACGGAATCGAGGTCGCCGCGGCCGCCGGCAGCGCCGACGGCATCGTGGTGTTCGGCGACTCGCTCACCGATGGGACCGGCAGCACCCCCGATACCGACCAGCGCTTTCCCGACCTGCTGGCCCAGCGCTTCGTGGCGGCGGGACGGCCGCGGCCCGTGCTGAACCAGGGCATCGGCGGCAACCGGGTGACGGTCGACTCGGCCTGGCTCGGCGACCGAGCCACCGCCCGCTTCCAGCACGACGTGCTGGAACGTCCTGGAGTGGGCACAGTGGTGATCCTCGCCGGGATCAACGATGTCGCGATCAGCGAGATCGAGCAGAACTCGCCGTTCCCGGTCCTGGCGCCCTATACCGAGGTGTCGGCGGAGCAGGTCATCGACGGGCATCTGGAGATGATTCGCCAGGCGCGTGGCGCGGGCCTGCGAGCGGTCGGGGCGACGCTGCTGCCGATGCGGGGCTCGGCCTTCTCCACGTCGCGCAGCGAGGCCAAGCGCGCCGCGGTCAACACCTGGATCCGCGAGTCGGGAGCGTACGACGCCGTCGTCGACCTGGCCCTGGCACTGGGCGACGCGCTCGACCCGGCCCACGACTCCGGCGACGGACTGCACCTCAGCGACGCCGGATACCGGGCGATGGCGGAAGCCGTCGAACTCGCCGCCCTGTAA
- a CDS encoding aldo/keto reductase — protein sequence MSIQSPARPAEASGLFHLGGDLPVHRLGLGTMRLTGPGIWGDPTDPAEAVRVVRRARELGVDFIDTAAAYGPFASDRIIYRALHPYPEDLVIASKVGLARPGPDQWQPVGRPEFLREQAESSLRHLGVDSVGLMQLHRIDPEVPLEDQIGELVLMQQEGKIRHIGLSEVGVEQIEQARRIAPIVSVQNLYNLSDRHYEEVLQYCEREGIAFIPWFPIASGALAQPDSPARKVAANIDATAAQLSLAWLLHRSPVALPIPGTSTVAHVEENTRSAEIKLTDEQYQALSAAA from the coding sequence GTGAGCATCCAGTCACCTGCGCGCCCCGCTGAGGCCTCTGGCCTGTTCCACCTCGGCGGTGATCTGCCCGTCCACCGTCTAGGACTGGGCACCATGCGACTGACCGGCCCTGGGATCTGGGGCGACCCGACCGATCCCGCCGAAGCGGTCCGCGTGGTGCGCCGCGCCCGCGAGCTCGGCGTCGACTTCATCGACACCGCCGCCGCCTACGGCCCTTTCGCCAGCGACAGGATCATCTACCGGGCGCTGCACCCTTACCCGGAGGACCTCGTCATCGCCTCCAAGGTCGGTCTCGCTCGGCCGGGGCCCGACCAGTGGCAGCCGGTGGGGCGTCCCGAGTTCCTGAGGGAGCAGGCGGAGAGCAGCCTGCGTCACCTCGGCGTGGACAGCGTGGGCCTGATGCAGTTGCACCGCATCGATCCGGAGGTCCCGCTGGAGGACCAGATCGGCGAGCTCGTACTCATGCAGCAGGAGGGCAAGATCCGTCACATCGGCCTGTCCGAGGTCGGGGTGGAGCAGATCGAGCAGGCCAGGCGGATCGCGCCGATCGTGTCGGTGCAGAACCTCTACAACCTGTCCGACCGTCATTACGAGGAAGTACTGCAATACTGCGAGCGTGAGGGCATCGCCTTCATCCCGTGGTTCCCGATCGCCAGCGGCGCCCTCGCGCAGCCCGACAGCCCGGCGCGGAAGGTCGCCGCGAACATCGACGCCACCGCCGCGCAGCTCTCCCTGGCCTGGCTGCTGCACCGCTCGCCGGTCGCGCTCCCGATTCCCGGTACGAGCACGGTCGCACACGTCGAGGAGAACACGCGCAGCGCCGAGATCAAGCTGACGGACGAGCAGTACCAGGCGCTCTCCGCCGCGGCCTGA
- a CDS encoding acyltransferase family protein, which translates to MRIIAALLVAAFHIGALAPFSDPSTARTYHSMFGQGGWAGVTFFFVLSGFVLTWAARPTDTAVEFWRRRAFKLYPNHVVILAAGILLVLYLGIFPGAGVAIANLFLVHVWDWHFKTWWGVNPVSWSLCCEVFFYACFPLIIGLVNRVRPSRLWIGVAAVTAAIAAVPSLAQALMPDEAVSAALPIGVTKLWFINGFPPVRTLDFLLGIFLARMVKEGQLSRLPLMPALAVAIGGYVLSTQVPYEYGLAACTALPFGLLVAAATEADLRGRFSPFRNGPMVWLGKISYAFYLWHYLVLMWLAHLFAEHQPLSTAGNLGFIALALTVVVLLSWATYGWVETPMMRRFAAPRRRPAPAAPSLDVPTQPGPAAPSPDLPARPAPLAAWGEGQQR; encoded by the coding sequence ATGAGAATAATCGCCGCGCTCCTCGTCGCCGCCTTCCACATCGGCGCGCTGGCGCCGTTCTCGGACCCCTCCACCGCGCGCACCTACCATTCCATGTTCGGCCAGGGCGGATGGGCTGGCGTCACCTTCTTCTTCGTGCTCAGCGGATTCGTGCTGACCTGGGCCGCCCGTCCGACCGACACGGCAGTCGAGTTCTGGCGGCGGCGGGCGTTCAAGTTGTACCCGAACCACGTCGTCATCCTGGCCGCCGGGATCCTGCTGGTGCTCTATCTCGGAATCTTCCCGGGAGCTGGCGTCGCGATCGCCAACCTGTTCCTGGTGCACGTCTGGGACTGGCATTTCAAGACCTGGTGGGGCGTCAACCCCGTCTCCTGGTCGCTGTGCTGTGAGGTGTTCTTCTACGCATGTTTCCCGCTGATAATTGGGCTGGTGAACCGGGTGCGGCCGAGCCGGCTGTGGATAGGGGTGGCGGCGGTCACCGCGGCGATCGCCGCGGTGCCCTCGCTCGCCCAGGCGCTGATGCCCGACGAGGCGGTCAGCGCCGCGCTGCCGATCGGGGTCACCAAGCTGTGGTTCATCAACGGCTTCCCGCCGGTGCGCACTCTCGACTTCCTGCTTGGCATTTTCCTGGCCCGGATGGTCAAGGAGGGCCAGCTTTCCCGGCTGCCCCTGATGCCGGCCCTGGCGGTGGCGATCGGCGGGTACGTCCTGTCCACCCAGGTGCCCTATGAATACGGCCTCGCCGCGTGTACCGCGCTGCCGTTCGGCCTGCTGGTCGCGGCGGCGACCGAGGCCGACCTGCGGGGGCGGTTCTCGCCCTTCCGCAACGGACCCATGGTGTGGCTGGGCAAGATCTCCTATGCGTTCTACCTCTGGCACTACCTGGTGCTCATGTGGCTCGCCCACCTCTTCGCCGAGCACCAGCCACTGTCCACCGCCGGCAACCTCGGGTTCATCGCGCTCGCGCTGACCGTGGTCGTCCTGTTGTCGTGGGCGACGTACGGCTGGGTGGAGACGCCCATGATGCGCAGGTTCGCCGCGCCGCGTCGCCGTCCCGCGCCCGCTGCCCCGTCGCTGGACGTCCCGACGCAGCCGGGACCCGCCGCCCCGTCTCCTGACCTCCCGGCGCGGCCCGCGCCGCTGGCCGCCTGGGGGGAGGGACAGCAGCGCTGA
- a CDS encoding cytochrome P450 gives MTTSPELTTPTGCPVSTLAAAFDPFESAYQAHPGKSMAAARKAEPVFYSPVLDYWVVTRYDDIKEIFKDTDTFSASITLDQITPSTDETIAILVQHGFNPGLALVNEDGPSHRERRMAHQDPFKGREVEALVPRIREIVNGYIDAFVKKGRADLMADLFQEAPITIALIFMGIPDEDIAACRQFTLDQTVFMYGRPSPEEQKQVASNLGRYWEFSGGLVEKIRQASEGPGWLPHLIRESERKPGLFGDNELQTTALAGLVAAHETTTNASGNAMRALLENPRTWERVCADPELIPKAAEESLRYDGSVAAWRRLAVKETTVGGVTIPKDARVMMITSSANHDEAVFEDPERFDIDRPNPNRHMTFGFGAHACMGATLARQEMRIFIEELARRLPHLRLVGEQRITYLPNTSFRGPQHLLVEWDPQLNPVPADRP, from the coding sequence ATGACCACGAGCCCTGAACTCACCACACCGACCGGATGCCCGGTCTCCACGCTGGCCGCCGCATTCGATCCGTTCGAATCCGCGTACCAGGCCCACCCGGGCAAGTCCATGGCAGCCGCCCGCAAGGCGGAGCCGGTCTTCTACAGTCCGGTGCTCGATTACTGGGTCGTCACCCGGTACGACGACATCAAGGAGATATTCAAGGACACCGACACCTTCTCCGCCTCCATCACCCTGGACCAGATCACCCCGTCCACCGACGAGACGATCGCGATCCTGGTCCAACACGGCTTCAATCCCGGGCTCGCACTGGTCAACGAGGACGGCCCGTCCCACCGGGAGCGCCGCATGGCGCATCAGGACCCGTTCAAGGGCAGGGAGGTGGAGGCCCTCGTCCCGCGCATCCGGGAGATCGTGAACGGGTACATCGACGCCTTCGTCAAGAAGGGTCGCGCGGACCTCATGGCCGACCTCTTCCAGGAGGCGCCGATCACCATCGCGCTGATCTTCATGGGGATCCCGGACGAGGACATCGCGGCCTGCCGCCAGTTCACCCTGGACCAGACCGTGTTCATGTACGGCCGGCCGTCCCCCGAGGAACAGAAGCAGGTGGCCTCCAACCTGGGCCGGTACTGGGAGTTCAGCGGCGGGCTGGTGGAGAAGATCAGGCAGGCCTCGGAGGGCCCCGGCTGGCTGCCGCATCTGATCCGCGAGAGCGAGCGCAAGCCCGGGCTGTTCGGCGACAACGAACTGCAGACAACGGCGCTGGCCGGCCTGGTCGCCGCGCATGAGACCACGACCAACGCCAGCGGCAACGCCATGCGCGCGCTGCTGGAGAACCCGCGGACCTGGGAACGCGTCTGCGCCGACCCGGAGCTGATTCCCAAGGCGGCCGAGGAGTCGCTGCGCTACGACGGTTCGGTGGCCGCCTGGCGCCGGCTGGCCGTGAAGGAGACCACGGTCGGCGGCGTGACGATACCGAAGGACGCCCGGGTGATGATGATCACCTCCTCCGCCAACCACGACGAGGCGGTCTTCGAGGACCCGGAACGCTTCGACATCGACCGGCCGAATCCGAACCGGCACATGACCTTCGGGTTCGGCGCGCACGCCTGCATGGGCGCCACGCTCGCTCGGCAGGAGATGCGGATCTTCATCGAGGAGCTGGCCCGCCGGCTACCGCATCTGCGCCTGGTCGGGGAGCAGCGGATCACGTATCTGCCGAACACCTCCTTCCGCGGCCCCCAGCACCTGCTCGTGGAGTGGGACCCGCAGCTCAACCCGGTGCCCGCCGACCGCCCCTGA
- a CDS encoding TetR/AcrR family transcriptional regulator: MAQPTLSRRERLRAETAAEIKVTALKQMAAGGAAAVSLRAIARDMGMTAGAIYSYYDTRDALINTLVSDVYTSLADTLEAAHRRLPEQDTARRVLAHGHAYRQWAIEHPEEFRLVYGDPVPGHDLPEASAASEAALRVCRLLIQLVAAAWSHAAATHPGGDLVWEDFQPGLIAVLNAEQPGLPPAALALTLRVWGRMHGLVALEIYGHLRTQVADPAKLYHLELLGLIASLGLELPDPSAAAGGGH; encoded by the coding sequence ATGGCACAGCCGACACTGAGCCGCCGGGAACGGCTCCGCGCCGAGACGGCCGCGGAGATCAAGGTCACCGCGCTCAAGCAGATGGCCGCCGGCGGCGCGGCGGCCGTGTCCCTCCGCGCCATCGCCCGGGACATGGGCATGACCGCGGGCGCCATCTACAGCTACTACGACACCCGTGACGCGCTCATCAACACGCTGGTCAGCGACGTCTACACCTCGCTCGCCGACACCCTCGAGGCCGCGCACCGCCGGCTGCCCGAGCAGGACACCGCGCGGCGGGTCCTCGCCCACGGCCACGCCTACCGGCAGTGGGCGATCGAGCATCCCGAGGAGTTCCGGCTCGTCTACGGCGACCCGGTCCCGGGCCACGACCTGCCGGAGGCCAGCGCCGCCTCCGAGGCCGCGCTGCGGGTCTGCCGGCTGCTGATCCAGCTGGTCGCCGCCGCCTGGTCGCACGCCGCCGCCACCCACCCCGGCGGGGACCTGGTCTGGGAGGACTTCCAACCGGGCCTGATCGCCGTGCTGAACGCCGAGCAGCCCGGCCTGCCGCCGGCGGCGCTCGCGCTGACGCTGCGGGTGTGGGGCCGGATGCATGGGCTGGTCGCCCTGGAGATCTACGGTCACCTGCGTACGCAGGTCGCCGATCCCGCCAAGCTCTACCACCTGGAACTGCTCGGCCTCATCGCCTCACTGGGGCTCGAGCTCCCGGACCCGAGCGCGGCCGCCGGCGGCGGCCACTGA